The following proteins are co-located in the Phocoena phocoena chromosome 1, mPhoPho1.1, whole genome shotgun sequence genome:
- the APOBEC4 gene encoding putative C->U-editing enzyme APOBEC-4 encodes MEPLYEEYLANRGTIVKPYYWLRFSLDCSNCPYHIRTGEEARVPYTEFCQIFGFPYGPTYPQTKHLTFYELKTSSGSLVQKGHASSCTGNDTHPESMLFEMNGFFDSTIHNNDGIRHIILYSSNSPCNEANHCCISKMYNFLVMYPDVTLSIYFSQLYHTEAEFPASAWNREALRSLASLWPQVTLSPISGGIWHYLLNNFVSGMSGATVFQPILTGRALADRHNAYEINAITGVKPYFTNILPQAKENQNIRAQAALEGYHFNNVFPRQSFQVTSGQLQPNLTLDPRVPVIFVLVPFRNLPPIHVGQNLHKPRNIVKHLNMPQISFQETNDLRMPPVVTPVERVEITEQFASSKEADKKKKKKGKN; translated from the coding sequence ATGGAGCCCTTATATGAGGAATACCTAGCCAATCGTGGAACAATAGTAAAACCTTATTACTGGCTGAGATTCTCTCTCGATTGCTCTAATTGTCCTTACCATATTCGGACAGGTGAAGAAGCAAGAGTTCCCTACACAGAATTTTGTCAGATTTTTGGATTCCCTTATGGACCAACATATCCTCAAACAAAACACCTCACATTCTATGAACTAAAAACTTCTTCTGGAAGCCTGGTGCAAAAGGGCCATGCTAGCAGTTGCACTGGGAATGATACCCATCCGGAATCAATGTTATTTGAGATGAATGGTTTCTTTGACTCCACCATACACAATAACGACGGCATTAGGCATATCATTCTGTATTCCAGCAACTCCCCTTGCAATGAAGCTAACCATTGCTGCATCAGCAAAATGTACAATTTCCTGGTAATGTATCCAGACGTCACTCTTAGTATTTACTTTTCTCAGCTCTATCATACTGAGGCTGAATTTCCTGCCTCGGCGTGGAACCGTGAAGCTCTCCGGAGCCTGGCCAGTTTATGGCCGCAGGTCACTTTGAGCCCAATAAGTGGTGGGATTTggcattatctcctcaacaactTTGTGAGTGGCATGTCTGGAGCGACTGTTTTCCAGCCCATTTTAACCGGGAGAGCACTGGCAGACAGGCACAATGCATATGAAATCAATGCCATAACAGGGGTGAAACCCTATTTCACCAATATTCTTCCCCAGGCAAAAGAGAATCAGAACATAAGAGCTCAGGCAGCTTTAGAGGGCTACCACTTCAACAATGTCTTTCCCAGACAGTCTTTTCAAGTGACAAGTGGACAACTGCAACCCAATCTGACCCTAGACCCCAGGGTTCCTGTCATTTTTGTACTGGTGCCTTTCAGAAACCTACCACCAATCCATGTAGGACAAAACCTACATAAACCCAGGAATATCGTAAAGCACTTAAATATGCCTCAAATATCATTCCAGGAAACCAATGATCTCAGGATGCCTCCCGTTGTAACGCCAGTGGAGAGAGTAGAAATCACCGAACAGTTTGCTAGTAGCAAAGAGGcagataaaaagaagaagaagaaagggaaaaattaa